One stretch of Chryseobacterium fluminis DNA includes these proteins:
- a CDS encoding ATP-binding protein translates to MEKQRWIDCIGIVSHEVRSPLNLMNGYLQLLERKVKKKIMISCIILYKKPDARQIDLANFGKVKIEIDYKLFDMADLVNAAESESLSTIGTYTIIYHQVRTIPLFTWIKIKLIS, encoded by the coding sequence ATGGAAAAGCAGCGCTGGATTGACTGTATTGGCATTGTCAGCCACGAGGTGCGTTCGCCGCTAAATTTAATGAACGGTTACCTGCAGTTACTGGAAAGAAAAGTTAAGAAGAAAATAATGATTTCATGTATAATATTGTATAAAAAGCCAGACGCCAGGCAGATAGATTTGGCGAACTTTGGTAAAGTAAAAATAGAGATTGATTACAAGCTGTTTGATATGGCGGATTTGGTCAATGCCGCAGAATCGGAATCACTATCTACAATAGGCACATATACCATAATTTATCATCAGGTTAGAACCATACCCCTGTTCACGTGGATAAAGATAAAATTGATCAGCTAA
- a CDS encoding lipocalin family protein yields the protein MSKVEVVSGSKINTILYSETLVGCDANITFEFNNDGKYAIRYFLEQNNQCLFDYEDAGLYNYDQTAQTVVTKRSNSSHTEIYKVERLNNNELVMSLYDN from the coding sequence ATATCTAAAGTCGAAGTGGTTTCAGGGAGCAAAATTAATACTATTCTATATTCTGAAACACTAGTAGGCTGTGATGCCAACATAACTTTTGAATTCAATAATGACGGAAAGTATGCAATTAGATACTTTCTGGAGCAAAATAATCAATGCCTGTTTGATTATGAAGATGCCGGCCTTTATAATTACGACCAGACAGCGCAGACGGTAGTAACCAAAAGATCCAATTCATCGCATACCGAGATTTATAAGGTCGAAAGATTGAATAATAACGAATTGGTCATGTCTTTATATGATAATTAA
- a CDS encoding response regulator — MNSGLYKVLVCDDDYDILDITSMLLEYEGFKVITQIDSNKLIDQALKEQPDVMLVDIRMPLPGNVIAKQMKQMPQLAHIPIVLFPAEIDAHKIAFKSGADGFIEKPFDADNLASVIRSLIRINRSESI; from the coding sequence ATGAATAGTGGCCTTTATAAAGTTTTAGTTTGTGATGATGATTACGATATATTGGATATAACCAGCATGCTTTTAGAGTATGAAGGCTTTAAAGTGATTACTCAAATTGATAGTAACAAACTAATTGATCAGGCTCTTAAGGAGCAGCCGGATGTAATGCTTGTGGATATCAGGATGCCCTTGCCGGGAAATGTAATTGCTAAACAAATGAAACAAATGCCTCAACTGGCACATATACCAATTGTGCTGTTTCCTGCTGAAATAGATGCACATAAAATTGCTTTTAAGTCCGGAGCAGATGGTTTTATAGAAAAACCCTTTGATGCTGATAATCTTGCTTCTGTGATTCGATCATTGATAAGAATAAACAGATCTGAATCAATTTAG